gaaggtcaaatgaggaaaataaaactattaCTAATCTTTGTATAACACTTTAATTTAGCTACAAACCCGTTAGATGagaaaatgcatgttttcatgCAATAACAAAGCACAAGGAGATGCTCAGAGCTGAAGCAATCTCTTAAATGGACCCACAATTTTGAATAGAAATGGGAGGAAATGGACTGAAAGGCTAGAGAAAGTAGCAAAGAGGATGCCTCTCTAAACAggacacattcacaaaaaaaaagattgtgtgGAAGCAGACAAAATAGATTTGCTAAAACCTAAAGACGAGAAAATGGAAATAGAACAAAATAACTCTCATATTTTAGTAGAATTGAAGCCATTATCGGTATAATAAACACAGAGGAAACTAAACATAGGCAATAATCGATAACAATCAATTAATCACTGTGTAACACTCAGTCACAAATGAGATCAGAACCACTGCTAAAACAGCTCTGTCACAGAAACAAGTAATTTGTGTATAGCTTGTGTTTTACATCAAGTGATTGTGCATTAGGCTCCGAGTGTCTCCAAAATGTAGGCAAACTACATTCAGTAGAGCCTGAACAAATTCTCTGCAGCCTCAGACAGAACACCAGAGCAGTCTGCTCTGCTAATGTGCTGCTCAAGCTACGTCTTCTGTACAGATATGGCCTAATCCATCCTGTTCTCTCAACTAGCACTCTGAtaattgacagaaaacaacagcaaataaacaGATGGGGATTCAATTACTCCACATACGGACTTACACGAGTTCCCCTAATAAATAGATGGTGAATCATTGCAAGGAAAAACggaaacaagaaatgaaaaaaagtaaagaggattcaaaacatctttaaatgttggtacaacaatgaaaataaaaggctcaggaaatgtggaaaagtaaaaatgaaatgaggACAGAGAGAATGAATGAGCTTCAAAGGAAATTAACGTTAAGGACACTGAATGAgaggacaaaataaaagcaagggaaaaaaataaactagaTTACAAAGAGAGGGGAAATGAAAGTTTCAAAGCGGTGTGGGAGACGTTTGCAGGCATGAATGTGTTTTTGGAAAAAGCcaaaaactaaaacactaaTAAATAAGCATACGCACAATaagtgtctgtgagtgtgtacatatgaaggcaaatacGCATTCAACTGTGTATGTCTGAGAGAaggtaagagacagaaagagctCTTACGTCGGTAGCACTTAGACTGCCCAGCTCTCCGTCCTGTTCAGAGTCTCTGCTGGACTCGCTGCCTCCTCTCTGGGAAGACAAGGTTGTTGCTTGTCCACTGGGGCGAATCCAGATCTCCACACGTGCTCCCTCTTCCCCTCTTCCTCTGCCTCTTACTGCTGGACCCCTGGAGCCTCCTTCGTGCTCCTGCCTCCTCCTTCGCTCAAGCTGCTCTGTCTACAAGAACGAGGTCTGAAACATGAAGCACTGGCTCTGCCTAAAGTCTTAATGTCATCACTAGATAACCTGACCAGTCAGTGAGGTAAAGCAATGACTATTTTTTTATGTCATAcatgttaacatttaaattctGGACTTATCATGAAATCAGTGGTGAGATGTACAAATTATAATCACGATAGCAGCACAGTTAAGTTTTAAATAACTCTTTGAGATTACAGATTAAACCTCTGTCACACTGCTTTAGTCCAAGTTATTTTCTATGACCATAACCAAATCTACACTTTGCACTTTTATTAGAACAGTGACgtcaaatgtttttcatttgtcacAAGTTAATGACAGAAGTGTGTGTCTGACCTTTCGCTTAGCTTCCTCAAACAGACTCATCAGGCTCTCCTTTGCAGTCAGAATGGGGTTGGAAGCCGCCAAGCTGCGCATATAATAATACACAGCATCTAACTTCCGTTTCTGTAAGTGAGACAGAAAGGACAAGTTTTAATTGGCCCAGGTACATGCTAAAAGAGACCTAATCAATCACACAAAACTCCAAACCCAGATATTCCAGATCTCAAATTTTCATAGCTATTTTTCTGTTGTGCAGACGCTGTCCTTGAGCCCACTGAGTTTTAAGCAAAATATCGCACCTTACATTCAAGCGCCAAGTGTCAGCTTTAATTTGCGTGGGTTTTTGTCAATACAGAAGGAACTGTGTGGGAGATACTAGATATTTTAGCAAAAATTGCCCAAAGTTTATGGGTGTAAAAGTAATCAGACAGGCAGCTATGAAGTCAAACATAATCACCATGTCAAATATTTAGCAGAAGATTTTTTCCAGTCAATGATTGTCTTAAGTTTAATGGTTTTTCTGAGGCATTTGTCTGAATCTGAGCACACAGAAAACTACTACACACTTCTGCAttcatgctgctgcttcaaccaGCAGAGAAATCatcatttaaccctttaagctgcagttaattccagccattttcagtacaaaaaaatcgctaatattctatttgtaaataaaaatatgacgagaaatacggggaatattggacgcgcatcgcgaggtgcatttccttgaaaacgacccattcgtggattatatactgacttcaagacatgttttggacaaaatagtttactggcttgttttgtctggatgtccaaggttggattatggccgttttttgtggaatattttcatctgtgtgtaataatgaacccggaaatgcgagtcgcgctgtgtaACAAAccgccgtgtatagagaacggatggatggatattcgttgtttgtcggacaaatgtgtttatattacccgatgtggtaatcacatctgaaagtggtttataccgccaaattcatgagaatctaagctttccatcggtgtataatgtttctatcatcgagtttgcagcgtcGGTCAATTAAGCGAAATACTTTAGCgcatctcaaagtgtaccgcaggcgggacactgaagcgcactgaagcgcaaagggGTTAATACCAGTGTCAAGCCACTTCCACAATGCACGTTGACAGATGATATGGTGTGCTTTGGATTATGAActactctttttttctcctattttcACTTTATATAAGTTTGATATAGGTTGCTTTTTGTTTCAGAAATCCATAGAACTTTATCCCACAGCTTGAATGGtttctttttgtatgttttagcaAACTGTAACTTGGCCTTTCGGTTTATATGGCCTACCAGAGGAGTGCATTTTATGGCGAATCCTCTGAGGTCCTGGTCATGAAGTCTTTTTCTAATTGCTGATAAGTAAAGATGTACGCCTACACCTTGTAGAGCATTCTTGACTAGCTGTGCAatcacaaagatttttttcatcCCCATGCTCATGATTTCCCAGCAATCCACAAGACCTTTTCAGTTTACCACAATTTGTTGAcaattttctactttttcttgCACACCTGTTCTTCAGAATGTACTGGTGTCTGATATTACCGAGCAAAGTTTCATATCTGACAGTTAGATTTTTGCTTTGTCAACTCCAACTAAGCCTAAACGGCAGCTCTCATTCAACTCTCCACATGTGAGCTCTCAATGTGGAGAAACGTTTAGTagacaaatgtaaaatatcttTTGATCCCTTGCAATTTAGACATTATGTGTAAAAGAATTATGTCTCGAATGCAGGTTTTCGATACTGACATAAACTGACTCAAGTTCAAGCTGAAACTTGACACCATTAGTTTACTTCAGATTTAACGAGCTTAAGCACAGAGCTTCACAGACGAAAAAGGTGCAACTCGAAATGCTTACATCTGGACTTTATCACTTACTGTATAAACTGCCAAAAGGGCCAGCTGGTTGTATGGTCGTCCATTTTTGGGGGCAATCTGCTGGGCTTTCAGGTACcaactaagaaaaaaaattgaagtgTACTCATGCGACATCAAACTGTGAAGAACATTTTCAGCTTCTACCTAAAAACAAGGTTCTTATCGAATAGATCTAGAGCATCTATAAGAGCCCGAAACTGAGGAAGCTATAAAGGTTGTCATATATTTAGACCTGTATAAAAATGATCACTTTACTGTCTTACAGACAAGTAATGCTTAATGTCAAGACACATCCAATACTCTCATATAAgtataaaaatgtcagaattccTAGATAATGCTTAGATTATAGCCTACCTCCGAGCCTTGCCATAGTTGGCAGTGTCGCTGGCTTGCTCCCGGTAACGTGCTATGTCTCCCTGACAAATCATACAGCGCTGAGCACTTATAAGCGCATATTTTACcttgaaagagacagaaacaccaAGGTCAATTCACTGAATGGTAAATGGTAGGCATGTCTAACAAATACTCTCAGCAAGAAAATATGACCTCTGACAGGCTCCATGAATTCAACATTCATGAGTTCTCTGAATGCTACCATcttactttgaaaaaaaagtcttcaaaGCATCACATCACTcaattttgttgaatttacacAAGCTGAAAGGAGTACTGCTTCACCGTTTTGCGTAGTGGCCGAGCCCTGATAGCCATGCCGTCCATGTAATCCTCCAACTTAAACTGGTACATTGTCTGCAGCTTCTGAAGTAGCGCATCAAAGAACAGAGCTCcctgtaaaacacaaacaatgaagaaaaaaattgttatttttattccaCAATTACTCATCGTTAATGTATGCATGGACAGAAACTTTACACACTGTgaatgtggtttttttttgcagcagaaATTAGCGCTCTAAAATGATTTTGGGCACAGACACGTCTTTGATATAGGCAGAATACAATAACACTTTGTATTATCTAGTGATATACAATCATACAATTTTACCAATCCCAGTTTCTATCTACATAATAACCACTTTCACAACTGTGTAGACAGTAAAGCCCCAAAGAGATTATTAAAGTGAACTTTTGTCTTGTATCCACTTTCAAGATTACAACTCCTGCACAGACTCGCGCACTTTGAAATTACCCTTTCTGTTGTGGGAAACCCTGTCCTGTCCGAAGTTCCCACATTCCTTACCTCATCAAGCAGAGTGAGCAGCATGTTCCTGATATGAGGGGTGTTGTCATACGTGGGGTCTTTGAGTAGCTGCCGGAAGTGTTCTATGACCTGGTAAAAGACGTTCTTCCACAAAGCCTGATCCACATTCTGAGAGTCTGAGAATTCGATGTCTGTCAGGATGACCTGCTCATACAGCCCCAAAAGATCCGATCTTGAACATAAGATGGCATAATCAGAAGACTGTTTTTAAAGATATACAACTACTGGCTTACATATATAGAGTTTGGTGTTTATTAAAACCAAAGGGCGACTGACAGTCATATGAGTAGAATGAGACAGAAGAAATTTAACACGTATTTATCCACTCACCTGAGCTGGGCCATGCGATCCAGTCCATCAGCACTCACTCTGTCCCTGGACAGCAGGTTACTGAGCTGAAGCTCATGTGCATCTGCAGCCCTCAGCAGCCTCCCCAGCTCCCCTCTAGTTTGCTGCTCTGCCTCTTCAAATGTCAGACAACCTCCTGCACCTGGCTGGGAGTAACCTGCTCCCCTGTAATTCCCACAGAACTGACCCACACCAGCGTTAGGGTATATACCGTTAGGTGGGGCCATTTGGTAGGGCCCCATGTGATAAGGATATGGATAGCGTTGGTTACTGCTGGTGCCGGGATTATGAGGGTTGCTGGAGGGCATGGGGTAGCAATAGGGGTTGTCTGAGTTTTGGAATTTGTAGTAGGCCATGGCAGCAGCCTGTTGGGAACGCAAATGTTCACCCTGTTGGACTGGAGGACTGCCTGCTACCTCATCATCTGTGTCCAGAAAGTGAAGTTGCCCATATCCAGTCCCGCTCTGAAGATATACAGGCTGCTGGAGAGATGAATGCTGTGAAGGTTTAGTGCCGGTAAGAGCAGGTTTCTGGTCGGGGTTATTTGGGTCCCAGAGTCGtctcactcctcctcctcggcctcctCTGATCCTGCTCGCTGCTCCTCCCCTGACTCCACCAAAAAGAAGCCTTTGCCCCACTTCAGGTGAATTCGTGGTGTCTGTgcgggctggaagcaccagaaTTCCCCCGCCTCTCCCACGAGGAACCACCCCTTGCTTGCGATGTTGCGTCTCCCCACTATGTGATGAGGTACCTGACTGTTTATCTAGAGAAACCCTTAGGATTCCCCGACCACCACCACCTTTGTTTCCCTTTGGTCTGTTCCTATCTTCCCTGTGCCTCTCTTCCCCCCcacctcttctcctcctcctctgatctTCGGCTCTGTCACTCATTTCACTCGCTTCCTGTGATTCTGTAGATGATTCCTCGTTGGTTGTCCAGCTTTTTAAGTGACTCCTTCGTCCTTCTCCACTATTAACCACCTGCTGTTTGTTGTTATGCCGAGGCTCTGAGCGTAGCCACTTGCTACCTTCCACATCCTTCCCAAGTCCAGGACCATCCAGGCTGGTCACACTACTGGCCGAGCTACTGCTGTAAGTTCGATTGCGTGAGCGCCGCATGTCTGATTTAGAATAGCGTTTTGAGGTTGGTGTTGTGACATTTGCATTATATCTGTTTCTGACACCTCTTTCTACAGTCCTGTCTCCATTTCTTTCTGTCTTGGCATCTTTATCAGCATCTCTGGACctactgttgttgttgtctccTCTTCTGCTTTCTCGATGATTCTCTCTTCTTTTGCTTTGATGAGTCTCTCCTGCCTTAtctgttttttccccatcaGCTTCTGCAGCTTTCTTATCTCTTTCCTTCTCAACCTTACCCTGAGCAGTCTTTCCTCCACTGCCTGGTTCATCTTCTCTTCTGGAATCCTGattcttctccttttccttgTCCACTCCCCTTCTCCTGCGGTTTCCCcgttctctcttcttctctgccTTTTCATCCCCGTCTTTTGAACTTGCCCCTTGGCCTCTCTTCTCCTTATCAGTTGCATTCCCTCTCTTGCAGCTTAACTCTCCAACATCTTGAGTTGGGCCTCCcgcttttcccttttcttttatgttcattttttcaactttgctgGTAATTTTCTCCACTGACGCCTCAACAGTTAACGGAGGTGTTTCCACATCCTGACTTCCTTGCCTTCTGTTTACCTCTTTCCTCCCCTGCTTCTGCATTGGCTTGTTTTGGTTTACTTCCCCCCCTGTACTCAGCGGGGATTCTCGCTCAGTTTTTTGCTCACACTTCCTGGGTGGAGGCTTATCCTGTTCTCTCCCAACGCCGCAGTCCTTTCCCTGGATGTTCCTCCGGCTGCCAGGCTGATAAAATTCTCTGTCAGGTTTGCGAGCTTTTCTAGTCGGCTTCATAGCTCCAGCAGGCTCCTGGTGTTCGCCGTCATTTTCAACAAAGCCTTTTTCATCATTTGAATCCATTTTAGCCTGTGAGAAGCTACCCTTTCTACAGTTCTGAGTATTACTGCCGTCTCCTCTCATCCGGTCTTCATCCCTTTTGTTGGTAGCAGACGCTCCCTCTGTGCACCCTTGTGTCTCAGTTTCATAGACACCCTTTTTTACACTCTGTAATGGTTGCTCGTGCTCATGTGAATCGGCAGCTAGGGGATCTTTTGGACCAGCGTCTCCCTCCTCACTGTCCCTGTGACGTCTTCCAGGTCCAGCTATCGGCTGGTATCGCTGCAGATCAGGACGCTTTCCTTCACGCCTCCTATGCTGCTTGTGTATGTGATGCTCACGTTGTtcctctgaagaaaaaaaaaaaaacaagatacagagataaaaaaaaaatctgtcatcaACACAGAAAATGGAATACGGGTAATAAGTAAAACATTCATGCtctatttatctctttttgccTAGAAATCTACTATAAAATTATAGCaagtgctttttttattttgattaattgacaataagaaaaactgagaaaaaataaagagttaCTTTGGCCAACAAAGCTTGAACACTATTACGTTTAGTGCAGCTGGTTGTGGTGGCTGCAACACTTTCTTACACTTGATGTATGAACTGCTTTGAGGCATCCAAATCACCTGTTTGTACATACTAGTGTAGAGGTTGGATCTTCTGTAGCTACCACAAATCAACATTTAATTTGCTCCCTCCTTCTCATGATCCTTCTTTagtttaataaaataaactgatgaaGAGCACATACATTTCAATCTCATTAAATCAATTTACAGTATATACTGGGCAAAAATATAAACCCAACATGGACCAGTTCATTAAATTCTATCcattctttttgacacacaaaataaGTTTTTTGTGTTCCAACATGGGGCATCTTCAAGTGTGCATTACACTGGAAGTGCAAATCAAGAGTGGGGTCACAGATTAGAAATCACAAGTCAGTAACCAGTCACACATTTGCGAAAGATAAAGTTAATGTGGTTGTCAATGTTAACTTGTAGAATGTCTCCCTCTTTCTGAAGGCTTTGGTGAAGTTCAGAGATATTTTGAGGCATGGATTGGGTAAAGTTAAATAGGTACACACATCCATCCAAAGCATCAGAAGATACTTTGGATGGATCTGGTACAGAAGATCCTGGTATCTTCTGCACTAGGACGGCTGAATCGATTTCTTAGATCACAAATGTTGAAGTTGTGGACTTTCTAGTGCCTGTTTATGACCCCAACTCTCACGCCAGAATCCAGCATGTCAAtaacctgtttttatttttctccagttgtcagtggCATAATTTTATTTCAATACAGCTGCATTTTAGGAGGCCTTAAATACAGTTATAGTAACTGGCCAAAGGAGTCTTTATGTACTGATCATGCTATCTGGTCATTTTCCTTTAAAGTCACACCAGACCAGGGTGCAGTCAAAACTTTGTCATCAGTATAACAGAGCAAAAACTGTTGGTACACAACTGGCGAAACTTGAACCCTCCCTTAAAGATTTCTTCAAGtcttaaaatcagttttattgagGTAGGTAGGTTttcacagagagagaaactgatTTGGTTCATACCAGTATAAAGTGGCAAGCAGAGCGGTTTAAAGAAGAATGACAGATTTAAAATAGAAAGCAAGTGTTGCAAATCAATAGATTGACGACAAATTATCAACATCATAATAACACCAATACGAACATAAAGAATGATACAATCCCAATATAATATTCAGAATTTAATGCTACCTATCATATGCGAATCAATTATTGCCACCTGTTTACAGAATTTAACAAACAGAAAGTACCTGGTGAAAAAGTACACGACGAGTGTGCAGCTGCAGAGACACCTGTAAAACTACTTTTTAACGAAACACATTGCTCTCTTCGTAGAAACGTTTACGAGCAAAGGCTCGAGTTGTTGACTCCTTCTCTAACGGTAACGGAACAACATTACCTTCGGAGTCGCGTCTTCTAGTTCAGCATTACATTCACATATCAAAACGTTTCGTCTTCTACTACAGTTTAAGTGTAAGGAGTAATTTTATAATACTGTAAAGACAGTGTTTAGAGCAGAAATAATAAATCGTGACAATAATCAGACAGAAATTATCTAGATGGTGGAAGTGGGCGTTTAAAACAGACCGCGCGGGACTAAAGAATAGACGGGCACATAGCTAGCTAACAACATTAGCTGCTTACAAACTTAGCAACTCCGTAGGGCCACTTTCAGCTAACTTGGTTTACTTTCTCGCTTGAATTTATCGACTCTTCCGCCAGAGTGGTCCTTCCAAGTATCTGATTCACTTCCTCTCACCTTTCTGACAGTCGGTAATGCTGACTGAATTCGACGCTTCAGCTCGGAGTTCCGC
This genomic stretch from Acanthochromis polyacanthus isolate Apoly-LR-REF ecotype Palm Island chromosome 17, KAUST_Apoly_ChrSc, whole genome shotgun sequence harbors:
- the smg6 gene encoding telomerase-binding protein EST1A isoform X1; translation: MANELDRVRISAAELRAEASNSVSITDCQKEEQREHHIHKQHRRREGKRPDLQRYQPIAGPGRRHRDSEEGDAGPKDPLAADSHEHEQPLQSVKKGVYETETQGCTEGASATNKRDEDRMRGDGSNTQNCRKGSFSQAKMDSNDEKGFVENDGEHQEPAGAMKPTRKARKPDREFYQPGSRRNIQGKDCGVGREQDKPPPRKCEQKTERESPLSTGGEVNQNKPMQKQGRKEVNRRQGSQDVETPPLTVEASVEKITSKVEKMNIKEKGKAGGPTQDVGELSCKRGNATDKEKRGQGASSKDGDEKAEKKRERGNRRRRGVDKEKEKNQDSRREDEPGSGGKTAQGKVEKERDKKAAEADGEKTDKAGETHQSKRRENHRESRRGDNNNSRSRDADKDAKTERNGDRTVERGVRNRYNANVTTPTSKRYSKSDMRRSRNRTYSSSSASSVTSLDGPGLGKDVEGSKWLRSEPRHNNKQQVVNSGEGRRSHLKSWTTNEESSTESQEASEMSDRAEDQRRRRRGGGEERHREDRNRPKGNKGGGGRGILRVSLDKQSGTSSHSGETQHRKQGVVPRGRGGGILVLPARTDTTNSPEVGQRLLFGGVRGGAASRIRGGRGGGVRRLWDPNNPDQKPALTGTKPSQHSSLQQPVYLQSGTGYGQLHFLDTDDEVAGSPPVQQGEHLRSQQAAAMAYYKFQNSDNPYCYPMPSSNPHNPGTSSNQRYPYPYHMGPYQMAPPNGIYPNAGVGQFCGNYRGAGYSQPGAGGCLTFEEAEQQTRGELGRLLRAADAHELQLSNLLSRDRVSADGLDRMAQLRSDLLGLYEQVILTDIEFSDSQNVDQALWKNVFYQVIEHFRQLLKDPTYDNTPHIRNMLLTLLDEGALFFDALLQKLQTMYQFKLEDYMDGMAIRARPLRKTVKYALISAQRCMICQGDIARYREQASDTANYGKARSWYLKAQQIAPKNGRPYNQLALLAVYTKRKLDAVYYYMRSLAASNPILTAKESLMSLFEEAKRKTEQLERRRRQEHEGGSRGPAVRGRGRGEEGARVEIWIRPSGQATTLSSQRGGSESSRDSEQDGELGSLSATDLNKRFILSFLHAHGKLFTKVGMESFPGVASRVLQEFRTLLQHGPSLLGSTHMLQIITINMFTIHNAHSRGEGGEVRSVLQEQSTALGLGMFALLVQRCTELLKETPPEPVPMADGEEEGKVEEMEGMVRVSAFPLELRELLPSIKVWSDWMLGQPDQWNPPPCSINSSPDVWQCLADLCNVLARVDHEEVPLYKVDTDESEGDEELTVLQLKEDRLLAGFVPLLAAPQEPCYTDRHTDMAIAADCKRVTVLKYFLEALCGQEEPLLAFKGGKYISVATSPLNHSIDTRSRQDSLTEKEADDVILEAESSLSASEEEEDAEEAGDSESDIRQLKARRHILANKLAQQQKRRDKIQAVLQTSGQLELEVRPLFLVPDTNGFIDHLGGLKKLLQCGTYIIVVPLIVITELDGLAKGQDTFGGSMGSGGRGIGSRGNYNVSAAHVRAVQEKARLAVAFLEKGFEAREPCLRALTSRGNQLESIAFRSEDTSGQQGNNDDVILSCCLHYCKDKAKDFMPHQRNGTVRLQREVVLLTDDRNLRVKALTRNVPVRDIPAFLSWAKVG
- the smg6 gene encoding telomerase-binding protein EST1A isoform X2, whose translation is MANELDRVRISAAELRAEASNSVSITDCQKEEQREHHIHKQHRRREGKRPDLQRYQPIAGPGRRHRDSEEGDAGPKDPLAADSHEHEQPLQSVKKGVYETETQGCTEGASATNKRDEDRMRGDGSNTQNCRKGSFSQAKMDSNDEKGFVENDGEHQEPAGAMKPTRKARKPDREFYQPGSRRNIQGKDCGVGREQDKPPPRKCEQKTERESPLSTGGEVNQNKPMQKQGRKEVNRRQGSQDVETPPLTVEASVEKITSKVEKMNIKEKGKAGGPTQDVGELSCKRGNATDKEKRGQGASSKDGDEKAEKKRERGNRRRRGVDKEKEKNQDSRREDEPGSGGKTAQGKVEKERDKKAAEADGEKTDKAGETHQSKRRENHRESRRGDNNNSRSRDADKDAKTERNGDRTVERGVRNRYNANVTTPTSKRYSKSDMRRSRNRTYSSSSASSVTSLDGPGLGKDVEGSKWLRSEPRHNNKQQVVNSGEGRRSHLKSWTTNEESSTESQEASEMSDRAEDQRRRRRGGGEERHREDRNRPKGNKGGGGRGILRVSLDKQSGTSSHSGETQHRKQGVVPRGRGGGILVLPARTDTTNSPEVGQRLLFGGVRGGAASRIRGGRGGGVRRLWDPNNPDQKPALTGTKPSQHSSLQQPVYLQSGTGYGQLHFLDTDDEVAGSPPVQQGEHLRSQQAAAMAYYKFQNSDNPYCYPMPSSNPHNPGTSSNQRYPYPYHMGPYQMAPPNGIYPNAGVGQFCGNYRGAGYSQPGAGGCLTFEEAEQQTRGELGRLLRAADAHELQLSNLLSRDRVSADGLDRMAQLRSDLLGLYEQVILTDIEFSDSQNVDQALWKNVFYQVIEHFRQLLKDPTYDNTPHIRNMLLTLLDEGALFFDALLQKLQTMYQFKLEDYMDGMAIRARPLRKTVKYALISAQRCMICQGDIARYREQASDTANYGKARSWYLKAQQIAPKNGRPYNQLALLAVYTKRKLDAVYYYMRSLAASNPILTAKESLMSLFEEAKRKTEQLERRRRQEHEGGSRGPAVRGRGRGEEGARVEIWIRPSGQATTLSSQRGGSESSRDSEQDGELGSLSATDLNKRFILSFLHAHGKLFTKVGMESFPGVASRVLQEFRTLLQHGPSLLGSTHMLQIITINMFTIHNAHSRGEGGEVRSVLQEQSTALGLGMFALLVQRCTELLKETPPEPVPMADGEEEGKVEEMEGMVRVSAFPLELRELLPSIKVWSDWMLGQPDQWNPPPCSINSPDVWQCLADLCNVLARVDHEEVPLYKVDTDESEGDEELTVLQLKEDRLLAGFVPLLAAPQEPCYTDRHTDMAIAADCKRVTVLKYFLEALCGQEEPLLAFKGGKYISVATSPLNHSIDTRSRQDSLTEKEADDVILEAESSLSASEEEEDAEEAGDSESDIRQLKARRHILANKLAQQQKRRDKIQAVLQTSGQLELEVRPLFLVPDTNGFIDHLGGLKKLLQCGTYIIVVPLIVITELDGLAKGQDTFGGSMGSGGRGIGSRGNYNVSAAHVRAVQEKARLAVAFLEKGFEAREPCLRALTSRGNQLESIAFRSEDTSGQQGNNDDVILSCCLHYCKDKAKDFMPHQRNGTVRLQREVVLLTDDRNLRVKALTRNVPVRDIPAFLSWAKVG
- the smg6 gene encoding telomerase-binding protein EST1A isoform X3, with the translated sequence MANELDRVRISAAELRAEASNSVSITDCQKEEQREHHIHKQHRRREGKRPDLQRYQPIAGPGRRHRDSEEGDAGPKDPLAADSHEHEQPLQSVKKGVYETETQGCTEGASATNKRDEDRMRGDGSNTQNCRKGSFSQAKMDSNDEKGFVENDGEHQEPAGAMKPTRKARKPDREFYQPGSRRNIQGKDCGVGREQDKPPPRKCEQKTERESPLSTGGEVNQNKPMQKQGRKEVNRRQGSQDVETPPLTVEASVEKITSKVEKMNIKEKGKAGGPTQDVGELSCKRGNATDKEKRGQGASSKDGDEKAEKKRERGNRRRRGVDKEKEKNQDSRREDEPGSGGKTAQGKVEKERDKKAAEADGEKTDKAGETHQSKRRENHRESRRGDNNNSRSRDADKDAKTERNGDRTVERGVRNRYNANVTTPTSKRYSKSDMRRSRNRTYSSSSASSVTSLDGPGLGKDVEGSKWLRSEPRHNNKQQVVNSGEGRRSHLKSWTTNEESSTESQEASEMSDRAEDQRRRRRGGGEERHREDRNRPKGNKGGGGRGILRVSLDKQSGTSSHSGETQHRKQGVVPRGRGGGILVLPARTDTTNSPEVGQRLLFGGVRGGAASRIRGGRGGGVRRLWDPNNPDQKPALTGTKPSQHSSLQQPVYLQSGTGYGQLHFLDTDDEVAGSPPVQQGEHLRSQQAAAMAYYKFQNSDNPYCYPMPSSNPHNPGTSSNQRYPYPYHMGPYQMAPPNGIYPNAGVGQFCGNYRGAGYSQPGAGGCLTFEEAEQQTRGELGRLLRAADAHELQLSNLLSRDRVSADGLDRMAQLRSDLLGLYEQVILTDIEFSDSQNVDQALWKNVFYQVIEHFRQLLKDPTYDNTPHIRNMLLTLLDEGALFFDALLQKLQTMYQFKLEDYMDGMAIRARPLRKTVKYALISAQRCMICQGDIARYREQASDTANYGKARSWYLKAQQIAPKNGRPYNQLALLAVYTKRKLDAVYYYMRSLAASNPILTAKESLMSLFEEAKRKTSFL